A genome region from Streptomyces sp. NBC_01296 includes the following:
- a CDS encoding 3-hydroxybutyrate dehydrogenase, with amino-acid sequence MTSQLPFLRERVALVTGGGSGIGRACAIALAEAGATVHVVDIGEESARSVAALVGGQAHAVDLADPAAIEGLPAAVDVLVNSAGLQHVAPITDFPAERFARIQQVMVTAPFLLLRHVLPHMYAAGWGRVVNISSVHGLRASAYKSAYVAAKHGLEGLSKVTALESAPYGVTSNCISPGYVRTPLVEAQIEQQAAAHGIGPGDVLSEVLLTRSSIKRLIEPEEVAAAAVWLCGPHAGYLTGSSIPLDGGWTAT; translated from the coding sequence ATGACGAGCCAACTTCCCTTCCTGCGGGAGCGCGTCGCGCTGGTGACCGGCGGCGGCAGCGGAATCGGCCGGGCCTGTGCGATCGCCCTGGCCGAGGCGGGCGCCACCGTGCACGTGGTCGACATCGGCGAGGAGTCGGCCCGGAGCGTCGCCGCGCTCGTCGGCGGGCAGGCGCACGCGGTCGACCTCGCCGACCCCGCCGCGATCGAGGGGCTGCCCGCTGCGGTGGACGTCCTGGTCAACAGCGCCGGCCTGCAACACGTCGCCCCCATCACGGACTTCCCGGCCGAGCGGTTCGCCCGGATCCAGCAGGTGATGGTCACCGCGCCGTTCCTGCTGCTGCGCCACGTGCTGCCGCACATGTACGCGGCCGGCTGGGGCCGGGTGGTCAACATCTCCAGCGTCCACGGGCTGCGCGCCAGCGCCTACAAGTCCGCCTATGTGGCCGCCAAGCACGGCCTGGAGGGGCTCAGCAAGGTCACCGCGCTCGAGAGCGCCCCGTACGGCGTGACCAGCAACTGCATCAGCCCCGGGTACGTACGCACGCCCCTGGTCGAGGCCCAGATCGAGCAGCAGGCCGCCGCGCACGGCATCGGCCCCGGCGACGTGCTGTCCGAGGTGCTGCTCACCCGGTCCTCGATCAAGCGCCTGATCGAGCCCGAGGAGGTCGCGGCGGCCGCGGTGTGGCTGTGCGGGCCCCATGCCGGGTACCTCACCGGATCCTCCATCCCCCTCGACGGGGGGTGGACCGCCACCTGA
- a CDS encoding HAD family acid phosphatase encodes MRSTRARIRTLGTATGTAAATAVLMLAPVASAQAAPVPTPAPAAAPTASAPGGNALIRGIDYGTWKRDVAAVMATARPYVEQRIAQSPAGEKPAIVLDIDNSSLETDFHWFWTFPTPAISEVRDLTRYANERGVAIIFVTARPGIIQSLTEHNLKAVGYPVSDLYVRDLPDLFSEVSAYKTAKRAEIEARGYTIIANIGNNNSDLVGGHAERTFKLPDYDGKLS; translated from the coding sequence ATGCGCAGCACCCGCGCCCGCATCCGCACGCTCGGAACCGCCACCGGCACGGCCGCGGCCACCGCCGTCCTGATGCTGGCCCCTGTCGCCTCCGCCCAGGCCGCCCCGGTTCCCACCCCGGCTCCGGCCGCCGCCCCGACCGCCTCCGCGCCCGGCGGCAACGCGCTCATCCGCGGTATCGACTACGGCACGTGGAAGCGCGATGTCGCCGCCGTCATGGCCACGGCCCGCCCGTACGTCGAGCAGCGCATCGCCCAGTCGCCCGCCGGCGAGAAGCCCGCGATCGTCCTCGACATCGACAACTCTTCGCTGGAGACGGACTTCCACTGGTTCTGGACGTTCCCGACCCCGGCGATCTCCGAGGTCCGCGACCTGACCCGGTACGCGAACGAGCGCGGTGTCGCCATCATCTTCGTCACCGCCCGACCGGGGATCATCCAGTCCCTCACCGAGCACAACCTCAAGGCGGTCGGCTACCCCGTCTCGGACCTGTACGTCCGGGACCTGCCGGACCTCTTCAGCGAGGTCAGCGCCTACAAGACGGCCAAGCGCGCCGAGATCGAGGCCCGCGGCTACACGATCATCGCCAACATCGGCAACAACAACAGCGATCTGGTCGGCGGCCACGCGGAGCGCACCTTCAAGCTGCCGGACTACGACGGCAAGCTCTCCTAG